One Sinobacterium caligoides genomic window carries:
- the asd gene encoding aspartate-semialdehyde dehydrogenase — MKKVGFVGWRGMVGSVLMGRMLEEGDFSDIEPVFFTTSNVGGQGPDVGKAAPELKDATDIDELYRMDVIVSCQGGDYTKQVFAPLRSMGWDGYWVDAASSLRMDESAIIVLDPVNDDVIREGLKDGVKNFIGGNCTVSLMLMAIGGLLREGLVEWVSAQTYQAASGAGAQNMRELITQMGCIRDAVAEPLADSRSAILDIDAKVAETMRAEGFPTDNFAHPLAGSLLPWIDVAVDDGQSKEEWKGQVETNKILGLSDSPIAIDGNCVRIGAMRCHSQALTIKLKKDIPLEEIESIIASANDWVKVVPNLREETLLDLTPTAVTGNLTIPVGRLRKMKMGGEYLSAFTVGDQLLWGAAEPLRRMLRILMQNQ, encoded by the coding sequence ATGAAGAAAGTAGGTTTTGTCGGTTGGCGTGGCATGGTGGGCTCTGTTTTGATGGGGCGTATGCTTGAGGAGGGTGACTTCTCAGATATTGAGCCTGTCTTCTTCACGACCAGTAATGTAGGTGGCCAGGGGCCTGATGTAGGTAAGGCCGCACCAGAGCTAAAGGACGCGACTGATATCGATGAGTTATATCGCATGGATGTCATCGTCTCTTGCCAAGGAGGCGATTATACCAAGCAAGTCTTTGCGCCATTGCGTTCAATGGGGTGGGATGGCTATTGGGTTGATGCAGCTTCTTCTTTGCGCATGGATGAGTCCGCCATTATCGTCCTCGATCCTGTCAATGATGATGTTATTCGCGAGGGCTTAAAAGACGGCGTAAAGAACTTTATCGGCGGCAATTGCACTGTTAGCTTGATGTTGATGGCGATAGGCGGCTTGCTTAGAGAAGGTCTCGTCGAATGGGTGAGCGCGCAAACTTATCAGGCGGCATCGGGCGCTGGCGCTCAGAATATGCGCGAGCTGATAACTCAAATGGGTTGTATTCGTGATGCCGTGGCTGAGCCGTTAGCTGATAGTCGTTCAGCCATACTCGATATTGATGCTAAAGTTGCTGAAACTATGCGAGCGGAAGGCTTCCCTACCGATAATTTTGCTCATCCACTGGCCGGCTCTTTATTGCCATGGATTGATGTGGCGGTTGATGACGGTCAGAGTAAAGAAGAGTGGAAAGGACAGGTCGAGACCAACAAAATCTTGGGACTTAGCGACTCGCCTATTGCAATCGATGGAAACTGCGTTCGCATTGGTGCGATGCGTTGCCATAGTCAAGCATTGACGATTAAACTCAAGAAGGATATCCCCCTCGAAGAGATTGAATCCATTATTGCGTCGGCGAATGACTGGGTTAAAGTTGTGCCCAATCTACGCGAAGAAACGCTTCTTGACCTGACACCTACAGCTGTTACTGGTAACCTAACGATACCGGTTGGCCGCTTGCGCAAGATGAAGATGGGCGGGGAGTATCTGTCGGCGTTTACAGTCGGTGATCAATTGCTCTGGGGGGCTGCTGAGCCGTTACGTCGAATGCTTAGGATATTGATGCAGAATCAATAG
- the leuB gene encoding 3-isopropylmalate dehydrogenase, with translation MSSKILVLAGDGIGPEIMAEATKVLSFVDNKFGLDLHVDEALVGGAAIDAEGSALPERTFELAKAADAILLGAVGGPKWDNLPPAERPEKGGLLKIRAELDLFGNLRPAILYPQLADASSLKPEVVSGLDILIVRELTGGIYFGGPRGIRTLDSGEREGFNTYVYSESEIVRIGRQAFEAARKRGGRLCSVDKANVLEVTMLWREVMEELSKDYPDVELSHMYVDNAAMQLVRAPKQFDVIVTGNMFGDILSDAAAMLTGSIGMLPSASLDINGRGMYEPCHGSAPDIAGQGKANPLATILSVAMMLRYSLAQIEAADFIERAVEKVLDKGYRTGDIFSEGCKLVSTSEMGDAVLAALTAQ, from the coding sequence ATGTCTTCTAAAATTCTAGTGTTGGCGGGTGATGGCATTGGCCCAGAGATCATGGCCGAGGCAACTAAGGTGCTGAGCTTTGTTGATAATAAGTTTGGGTTAGACCTTCATGTTGATGAAGCGCTGGTGGGCGGGGCGGCTATCGATGCTGAAGGTTCTGCCTTGCCAGAGCGTACTTTCGAGCTCGCGAAAGCAGCTGATGCTATTTTGCTTGGTGCTGTCGGCGGCCCAAAGTGGGATAACCTTCCGCCAGCTGAACGACCAGAAAAAGGCGGTTTGCTGAAAATTCGCGCAGAGTTAGATCTGTTTGGTAATCTTCGCCCAGCTATTCTTTATCCTCAGCTTGCTGATGCTTCAAGCTTGAAGCCAGAAGTCGTTTCGGGTCTCGATATTCTGATCGTTCGAGAGCTCACGGGGGGTATTTATTTCGGTGGGCCTCGAGGTATTCGTACGCTGGATTCCGGTGAGCGTGAGGGCTTCAACACTTATGTTTATAGTGAGTCAGAGATTGTGCGGATCGGTCGTCAGGCTTTTGAGGCCGCGCGCAAGCGTGGCGGTCGTCTGTGTAGCGTCGATAAGGCGAATGTACTTGAAGTGACGATGTTGTGGCGTGAGGTGATGGAGGAGCTTTCTAAGGACTATCCGGATGTCGAACTTAGCCATATGTATGTTGATAACGCGGCAATGCAGTTGGTTCGAGCGCCGAAGCAGTTTGATGTCATTGTCACCGGTAATATGTTTGGCGATATTCTTTCTGATGCGGCCGCGATGCTGACGGGCTCGATAGGGATGTTGCCTTCCGCCTCTTTAGACATTAATGGTCGAGGAATGTATGAGCCTTGTCACGGCAGCGCGCCTGATATTGCCGGCCAAGGTAAGGCCAATCCGTTGGCTACCATCTTGTCAGTTGCGATGATGTTGCGTTACTCGTTGGCACAGATAGAAGCAGCTGACTTTATTGAAAGGGCCGTCGAGAAGGTACTGGACAAGGGTTATCGTACCGGTGATATTTTCTCCGAGGGCTGCAAGCTTGTATCAACTTCTGAGATGGGTGATGCCGTTCTGGCAGCGTTAACTGCACAATAA